From Rhodamnia argentea isolate NSW1041297 chromosome 10, ASM2092103v1, whole genome shotgun sequence, a single genomic window includes:
- the LOC115729123 gene encoding callose synthase 7 → MASSSGSKPEPGSGLPRSPSKKMTRAQTTMVDLPTEDGTVVDSEVVPSSLAPVVPILRVANEVEKENPRVAYLCRFLAFEKAHTMDPTSAGRGVRQFKTYLLHRLEKEEVETGFQLARSDPKEIQLYYRMFYEKNIKDAQYTKKPEEMAKIDQIARVLYDVLKTVVPSSKIDDQTKRYAEEVERRREQSVHYNILPLDVIGVKPAIMELSEIKAALQAIRKVDNLPMPRVHGVRSIEDDNLVIPKQGSQSITDILDWLSSVFGFQKGNVANQREHLILLLANMDIRNRHEEQYTLLNGDTVDQLMDKILKNYRSWCNYLHQKQNLLFPQGSDRQQLQLIYLALYLLIWGEASNVRFMPECLCYIFHKMADEVFGILYSNVHPVSGDTYQSAAPDDESFLRNVITPIYQVLRQEARRNKGGKASHSTWRNYDDLNEYFWSNRCFKLRWPFDITDDFFAQPDKLQPADAHVSQGTTGKTQPKTNFVEVRTFLHLYRSFDRMWIFFILAFQVMVLVAWTPSGSVTALFNDEAFRRVLTIFITYAFLNFLRASLDIILSLKAWKSMRCTQILRYILKFVLAAVWAVVLPIGYSGLVRNPTGVVKFFSTWGRDWRNESFFYYAIAIFMIPNVLAAILFFVPYLRRTMERSSMFPITVLMWWAQPKLYVGRGMHEDIFSLLKYTLFWIMLLVCKLAFSYYVEILPLVGPTQLIMKMHLDNYQWHEFFPHSAVTHNIGVVIAIWAPVVLVYFMDTQIWYAIFSSLFGGIHGAFSHLGEIRTLGMLRSRFDTVPKAFSKHLLPSSPDATKARGRQQDESILRKNIANFSRMWNKFIQTMREEDLISDRERDLLHVPSSSTDVSVVQWPPFLLASKIPIALDMAKDFKGKEDADLFKKIKIDPYMYSAVIECYETLRDIIYGLLEDDADRMIVKHICYEVDSTVHQHRFLTEFRTSELPLLSTKLGKFLTILQNDHDDETVYRAQIVNVLQDIMEIIIEDFMPNGHEILEKAKIDFLHKKNDGKEQMFEKINIGLAQDKILKEKALRLHLLLTVKESAINVPSNLEARRRITFFANSLFMRMPGAPTVRKMLPFSVLTPYYKEDVLYSTDDLNRENEDGITTVFYLQKIYPDEWTNFIDRIKDPKTGYIGKDHLEREARFWVSYRGQTLARTVRGMMYYRQALELQCRLEIAGENALNDEDERAFSDFAQALADLKFTYVVSCQVYGIQKKSGDTKERSCYSNVLNLMLMYPSLRVAYIDEREETVNGKSQKCCYSVLVKGGDTLDEEIYRIKLPGPPTEIGEGKPENQNHAIIFTRGEALQTIDMNQDNYFEEAFKMRNVLEEFQKGHRGQRKPTILGLREHIFTGSVSSLAWFMSNQETSFVTIGQRILANPLRVRFHYGHPDIFDRIFHITRGGISKASRIINLSEDIFSGFNSTLRGGFITHHEYIQVGKGRDVGMNQISQFEAKVANGNGEQTLSRDVYRLGRRFDFYRMLSFYFTTVGFYLSSMVTVLTVYVFLYGRLYMVMSGLEMEILQDPSIRRTKALEEALASQSVFQLGLLLVLPMVMETGLEKGFRTALGDFVIMQLQLASVFFTFQLGTKAHFYGRTILHGGSKYRATGRGFVVFHAKFGDNYRLYSRSHFVKGLELFILLIVYEVYGESYRSSNLYLFITFSMWFLVASWLFAPFIFNPSGFDWQKTVDDWADWKRWMGNRGGIGIHPDKSWESWWEEEQEHLKHANIRGRILDIILTFRFFIYQYGIVYHLDIARHSRSILIYGVSWVVLLTTLLVLKLVSMGRRRFSTDFQLMFRILKALLFLGFISVMTVLFVVCGLIVSDIFAAILAFLPTGWALILIGQACRPLFRLLGLWESLKELARAYEYIMGLILFMPIAVLSWFPFVSEFQTRLLFNQAFSRGLQISMILAGRKEKAA, encoded by the exons GTCGCTTTCTTGCATTTGAGAAGGCTCATACGATGGATCCAACATCAGCTGGACGGGGTGTTCGCCAGTTTAAGACTTATCTCTTACACAGGCTTGAGAAG GAAGAAGTGGAGACGGGATTTCAGCTTGCCAGAAGTGATCCTAAAGAAATCCAGTTGTATTACCGGATGTTCTatgagaaaaatatcaaagaTGCCCAATACACCAAAAAGCC GGAAGAAATGGCAAAGATAGATCAGATTGCCAGAGTATTATATGATGTTCTGAAAACCGTGGTGCCATCCTCAAAGATTGATGATCAG ACAAAAAGGTATGCTGAAGAAgttgagagaagaagagaacagTCTGTGCACTATAACATTTTACCAttagatgtaattggggttaAACCTGCAATTATGGAACTTTCTGAg ATTAAGGCTGCGCTTCAGGCTATACGCAAAGTGGACAATCTTCCAATGCCCCGAGTTCATGGGGTGCGGAGCATTGAGGATGACAATTTGGTAATACCGAAGCAGGGGAGTCAGTCCATCACTGATATACTTGATTGGCTTTCATCTGTTTTTGGGTTCCAG AAAGGAAATGTAGCAAATCAGAGGGAGCATTTAATTCTTTTACTTGCCAACATGGACATAAGGAATAGACATGAGGAACAGTATACTCTG TTGAATGGTGACACTGTTGATCAGCTGATGGATAAAATTCTCAAGAACTATCGATCTTGGTGCAATTATCTTCATCAGAAGCAAAATCTTCT GTTTCCCCAAGGTTCTGACAGACAACAGTTGCAACTTATCTACCTCGCGCTCTATCTTCTAATATGGGGGGAAGCTTCAAATGTTCGATTTATGCCTGAATGTCTCTGCTATATCTTTCACAAG ATGGCGGATGAAGTTTTTGGCATCTTGTATAGCAATGTTCATCCAGTTAGTGGAGATACATATCAATCGGCAGCACCTGATGATGAGTCATTTTTGAGGAATGTAATAACCCCTATCTACCAGGTCCTTCGCCAG GAAGCTAGGAGAAACAAAGGAGGCAAGGCAAGCCATTCAACATGGAGAAATTATGATGACCTAAACGAGTACTTCTG GTCCAACAGGTGTTTTAAGCTAAGGTGGCCATTCGATATTACAGATGATTTCTTTGCGCAACCAGACAAGCTGCAACCTGCAGATGCA CATGTCAGTCAGGGTACTACCGGGAAGACACAGCCCAAAACTAATTTTGTGGAAGTTCGTACCTTTTTGCACCTCTACAGAAGTTTTGATCGGATGTGGATATTCTTTATATTGGCATTCCAG GTCATGGTACTTGTTGCATGGACTCCTTCCGGGTCTGTCACTGCTCTCTTCAACGATGAAGCGTTCAGACGTGTTTTGACAATCTTCATAACTTATGCTTTCCTGAACTTTCTGAGGG CAAGTCTGGATATAATTCTTAGTCTAAAGGCCTGGAAAAGCATGAGATGTACACAGATTCTTCGATACATTCTGAAATTTGTACTCGCAGCTGTTTGGGCTGTGGTTTTGCCAATTGGTTACTCTGGTTTAGTGCGGAATCCAACAGGAGTCGTGAAATTTTTCAGCACCTGGGGTCGAGATTGGAGGAACGAGTCATTCTTTTATTATGCCATTGCAATTTTTATGATACCAAATGTCTTAGCTGCTATACTTTTCTTCGTTCCTTACTTAAGGAGGACCATGGAGCGTTCAAGTATGTTCCCTATTACTGTTCTTATGTGGTGGGCTCAG CCAAAGCTTTATGTGGGGAGAGGCATGCATGAGGATATATTTTCATTGCTGAA GTACACCCTGTTTTGGATCATGCTGCTTGTCTGCAAGCTGGCTTTCAGCTACTATGTTGAG ATTCTGCCACTTGTTGGACCAACGCAATTAATCATGAAGATGCATCTGGATAATTATCAATGGCACGAGTTTTTTCCTCACT CTGCAGTGACACATAACATTGGAGTTGTTATTGCAATATGGGCCCCTGTTGTTCTT GTCTATTTTATGGATACACAAATTTGGTATGCCATATTCTCTAGTCTTTTTGGTGGCATTCATGGTGCTTTTAGCCATCTAGGCGAG ATACGAACACTAGGGATGTTGCGGTCCAGATTTGACACCGTGCCCAAAGCTTTTAGTAAACATCTTTTGCCATCATCACCAGATGCTACGAAAGCCAGGGGGAGGCAACAG GATGAATCCATACTGAGGAAAAATATTGCAAACTTTTCGAGGATGTGGAACAAATTTATTCAGACTATGAGAGAGGAAGACCTAATTAGCGACAG agagagagacttgcTCCATGTACCATCTTCTTCAACTGATGTCTCTGTTGTGCAATGGCCTCCTTTCTTGCTTGCTAGCAAG ATTCCCATAGCATTAGACATGGCAAAAGATTTCAAGGGCAAGGAGGATGCTGACTTGTTTAAGAAGATAAAGATTGATCCTTATATGTATTCAGCAGTAATTGAATGTTATGAGACTCTCCGGGACATTATATATGGCCTTCTGGAAGATGATGCTGACAGAAT GATTGTAAAGCATATCTGTTATGAAGTAGACAGTACCGTACACCAGCACAGATTTTTGACTGAATTTAGAACAAGCGAATTACCTTTGCTCAGTACTAAGTTGGGGAAATTTTTGACCATCTTG CAAAACGACCATGACGACGAAACAGTGTACAGAGCCCAGATAGTCAATGTCCTCCAGGACATCATGGAGATAATTATCGAGGATTTCATGCCGAATGGGCACGA GATCctggaaaaagcaaaaattgatttcctcCATAAGAAAAATGATGGGAAGGAGCAGatgtttgaaaagatcaacatTGGCCTTGCACAAGACAAAATCTTGAAAGAGAAG GCCCTTCGGCTCCATTTACTTCTGACAGTCAAGGAATCTGCCATCAACGTGCCTTCGAACTTGGAAGCTCGTCGACGTATCACTTTCTTTGCTAATTCTTTATTCATGAGAATGCCAGGTGCTCCGACCGTGCGCAAAATGCTGCCTTTTAG TGTCTTGACTCCATACTACAAAGAAGATGTCCTCTATTCCACTGACGATCTTAATAGGGAAAATGAGGATGGAATCACAACTGTGTTCTACCTGCAGAAGATCTATCCAG ATGAGTGGACCAATTTTATCGATCGGATAAAAGATCCAAAAACAGGATACATAGGGAAGGACCACTTGGAACGGGAGGCACGTTTTTGGGTCTCTTACAGAGGGCAGACTCTGGCTAGAACAG TGAGAGGGATGATGTATTACAGGCAAGCTCTGGAACTTCAATGCCGTCTTGAAATAGCTGGAGAAAACG CTTTAAATGATGAGGATGAGAGGGCTTTCTCGGATTTTGCACAAGCTCTGGCTGATTTGAAGTTCACCTATGTTGTCTCTTGCCAAGTCTATGGGATTCAAAAGAAGTCCGGTGATACTAAAGAAAGAAGCTGTTACAGTAACGTGTTGAACCTCATGTTGAT GTATCCTTCTCTACGGGTTGCTTACATAGACGAGAGAGAGGAGACAGTGAATGGGAAATCTCAGAAGTGTTGTTACTCTGTTCTTGTGAAGGGAGGTGATACACTTGATGAG GAAATATACCGTATCAAGCTTCCAGGTCCTCCAACTGAAATTGGTGAAGGAAAAccagaaaatcaaaatcatgcTATCATCTTTACTCGTGGGGAGGCACTGCAGACTATAGACATGAATCAG GATAACTACTTTGAAGAAGCTTTCAAGATGAGAAATGTATTGGAGGAATTCCAAAAGGGTCATCGTGGGCAGAGAAAACCTACTATATTGGGCCTTCGGGAGCACATTTTTACCGGAAG TGTTTCATCACTAGCTTGGTTCATGTCCAATCAGGAGACCAGCTTTGTCACTATCGGCCAGCGAATCTTGGCAAATCCCCTAAG GGTCCGTTTCCATTATGGCCATCCTGATATATTTGACAGGATATTCCACATAACACGGGGCGGCATAAGCAAAGCTTCAAGAATAATCAACTTGAGCGAAGATATTTTTTCTG GATTTAATTCAACTCTTCGAGGGGGATTTATAACACATCACGAGTATATCCAAGTGGGAAAAGGGCGAGATGTAGGGATGAACCAGATATCCCAATTTGAGGCAAAGGTTGCAAACGGAAATGGCGAGCAGACACTTAGTCGTGACGTTTATCGGCTCGGGCGGCGATTTGACTTCTACAGAATGCTGTCATTCTATTTTACGACTGTTGGTTTCTACTTAAGTAGTATG GTCACCGTGCTTACGGTGTACGTATTTTTGTATGGACGGTTGTACATGGTTATGAGTGGGTTGGAAATGGAGATTCTTCAGGATCCTAGCATCCGTCGCACAAAGGCCCTTGAAGAGGCCTTGGCTAGCCAGTCTGTCTTTCAGTTGGGATTATTACTGGTGCTGCCCATGGTCATGGAAACTGGCCTGGAAAAAGGGTTTCGGACTGCCCTCGGTGATTTTGTCATTATGCAGCTGCAGCTAGCTTCCGTGTTCTTCACATTTCAACTTGGAACAAAGGCTCATTTTTACGGAAGAACAATCTTACATGGAGGATCCAAATATCGAGCGACGGGTCGTGGGTTTGTTGTTTTTCATGCAAAATTCGGTGATAATTACAGGCTTTATTCACGAAGTCACTTTGTGAAAGGGCTGGAGCTGTTTATACTGTTGATTGTCTATGAAGTTTATGGGGAGTCGTACCGCAGTTCAAATCTCTACTTGTTCATCACTTTCTCCATGTGGTTCTTGGTTGCTTCATGGTTGTTTGCACCGTTCATATTCAATCCGTCTGGTTTTGACTGGCAAAAGACTGTAGACGATTGGGCAGACTGGAAGAGGTGGATGGGAAATCGTGGCGGAATTGGGATTCATCCGGATAAAAGTTGGGAATCATGGTGGGAGGAAGAACAGGAACACCTGAAGCATGCAAACATAAGGGGAAGAATCCTTGATATAATACTTACATTTCGCTTCTTTATTTACCAGTATGGAATTGTTTACCACCTTGATATAGCTCGCCACAGCAGGAGTATACTG ATTTATGGAGTTTCTTGGGTGGTGTTGCTAACCACTCTGCTAGTTTTAAAG TTGGTATCCATGGGAAGACGAAGATTCAGTACAGACTTCCAGCTCATGTTTAGGATCCTGAAAGCACTTCTTTTCCTTGGATTCATATCGGTCATGACAGTCTTATTCGTCGTGTGTGGACTCATTGTGTCTGATATATTTGCTGCTATCCTTGCGTTCTTACCTACCGGCTGGGCTCTTATTCTG ATTGGGCAAGCATGCAGGCCGTTGTTTAGACTGTTAGGACTCTGGGAATCGTTGAAGGAGCTGGCTAGAGCGTACGAGTACATAATGGGGTTGATACTGTTCATGCCGATTGCTGTTTTGTCGTGGTTCCCGTTCGTTTCGGAATTCCAAACCCGCCTCCTCTTCAACCAAGCATTCAGCAGAGGCCTCCAGATCTCAATGATTCTCGCTGGAAGGAAAGAGAAGGCAGCATGA